In Candidatus Neomarinimicrobiota bacterium, the DNA window TGGAAAAGCATGTGATGGCGAAGTAGAAGCCCGCACACTTCTCGTTGACTTTCTGAGGGACCATTTAAGACTGACCGGTACAAATGTAGGTTGTGATACCAGTCAGTGTGGTTCTTGCACTATCATGATGAACGGTAAATCAGTGAAATCCTGCACAACTTTAGCGGTTCAAGCGGACGGATCTGACGTTACAACAATTGAAGGGCTGGCAACCAATGGTGATCTTCACCCGTTGCAACAGGCTTTCTGGGATGAACACGGTCTCCAGTGCGGCTTTTGCACACCGGGAATGATCATGGCTAGCGTAGGAATCCTACAGGATAACCCAAATCC includes these proteins:
- a CDS encoding (2Fe-2S)-binding protein, which encodes MGHSISMTVNGKACDGEVEARTLLVDFLRDHLRLTGTNVGCDTSQCGSCTIMMNGKSVKSCTTLAVQADGSDVTTIEGLATNGDLHPLQQAFWDEHGLQCGFCTPGMIMASVGILQDNPNPSEDEIRHSLEGNICRCTGYQNIVKAVQSASKSMKGAA